In Pelosinus sp. UFO1, one genomic interval encodes:
- a CDS encoding HlyD family secretion protein, whose protein sequence is MNNELQRGFIMNLNSKGKKWTAVVLIVIILLAGGGYYAFHRESTPTQQPILPPVKASNKVVAEGKVIPVKYSVLSFSVSGIISEILVAEGDKVEAGQVLVRLDSRELQAKSQSDLAELAKAQASHSKTNAGLRPQEVTMKQAVMEQNRASSEEAKANFERTKRLFEQGAVSGQQLDKDKTAYLKSMAELRQAEADLDMAKAGSRSEDIAVTAADVAAAKAKLHGTQESIVLTELRAPFSGTIASIDLKVGEFVSIDPAKRDENVEITDNDNIQLADLSKWQIKTTDLTEINIARIKEGAEVKITFDAIPGLELPGKVTRIRPFGEKKRGDMTYAVFIEPLQMDERMRWNMTASVSIEAS, encoded by the coding sequence ATGAATAATGAATTGCAAAGGGGATTTATAATGAATTTAAATAGCAAAGGTAAAAAATGGACAGCAGTCGTTTTAATAGTTATTATCTTATTGGCTGGTGGCGGATATTATGCTTTTCACCGGGAAAGTACGCCAACACAGCAGCCTATACTGCCGCCAGTAAAGGCGAGCAATAAGGTAGTAGCAGAAGGAAAAGTGATTCCGGTAAAATATTCGGTGCTCAGTTTCTCGGTAAGTGGTATTATATCGGAGATTCTTGTGGCTGAGGGAGACAAAGTAGAAGCAGGGCAAGTTCTGGTTCGGTTGGATAGCCGGGAGCTTCAAGCCAAATCACAAAGTGATCTAGCGGAATTGGCTAAGGCTCAGGCAAGTCATAGCAAAACTAACGCCGGGCTTAGGCCACAGGAAGTAACGATGAAGCAGGCAGTAATGGAACAGAATCGTGCTTCGAGTGAAGAAGCAAAAGCAAACTTTGAGCGAACCAAGCGACTTTTTGAGCAGGGCGCTGTTTCAGGGCAGCAGTTGGATAAGGACAAGACAGCCTATCTAAAATCAATGGCCGAATTGCGGCAGGCGGAGGCTGACCTCGACATGGCGAAAGCCGGTTCAAGATCGGAAGATATTGCAGTGACAGCGGCGGATGTAGCTGCTGCTAAAGCAAAATTGCATGGTACACAGGAAAGTATCGTACTTACAGAACTTCGGGCGCCTTTTAGCGGTACTATAGCATCGATAGATCTTAAAGTAGGTGAATTTGTTTCGATTGATCCGGCTAAACGTGATGAAAACGTAGAAATAACAGATAATGATAATATTCAGTTAGCAGATTTATCAAAATGGCAAATTAAAACTACGGATTTGACGGAGATTAATATTGCCCGCATCAAGGAGGGGGCCGAGGTGAAAATTACCTTTGATGCGATTCCTGGGCTGGAGCTTCCTGGAAAGGTAACGCGAATCAGGCCCTTTGGTGAGAAAAAACGCGGTGACATGACCTACGCGGTATTCATTGAGCCTCTCCAAATGGATGAACGGATGCGTTGGAATATGACGGCATCGGTGTCGATTGAAGCATCATAA
- a CDS encoding helix-turn-helix domain-containing protein: protein MTITYKNAEYRCSMDLTLGLIGGKWKSMILWYIGEKTIRFSDLRRSLPQITQKMLTQQLRQLEENGLVNRLIYTQIPPKVEYSLTEAGKSLLPILSTLCQWGLNHANEVESTKQKTNCNCHAIT from the coding sequence ATGACCATTACGTATAAGAACGCAGAATACAGGTGCTCCATGGACTTAACACTGGGCCTCATTGGTGGAAAATGGAAATCAATGATATTATGGTATATTGGTGAAAAGACAATACGATTTAGCGATCTCAGGCGATCATTGCCTCAGATTACACAAAAAATGTTAACTCAGCAACTTAGGCAGCTAGAAGAAAACGGATTAGTGAATCGATTAATCTATACTCAAATACCACCTAAAGTGGAGTATTCTCTTACAGAGGCTGGTAAAAGTCTTTTACCCATTTTGTCCACCCTCTGCCAATGGGGGCTCAACCATGCAAATGAAGTTGAGTCTACTAAACAAAAGACCAACTGTAACTGTCACGCAATAACATAA
- a CDS encoding nitroreductase family protein: MELITVNKDLCIQCGICAEVCPAKALGMGENGPEAIVPQACNGCGHCVAVCPHMAIDSSRAPLANQSDLLEFPVINEKTAQQFLRSRRSIRCYKDTAIPREQLLKLVEIARFAPTASNKQGVSYIIVEDKKIIQRATEITIEWMEEELKKETTSHWSFPYHVRNYREKGVDTVLRNHAPLILATAQKNFNNGRENTIFSLAYLELFATALGLGSCWAGLFEMCIFANHDPLIELFKIPEDKVITGAVMVGYPKYKYKRLVDRNPLDVAWL; the protein is encoded by the coding sequence ATGGAGCTAATTACAGTAAATAAAGACTTATGTATTCAATGTGGAATTTGTGCAGAAGTATGTCCAGCGAAAGCTTTGGGAATGGGGGAAAATGGTCCAGAAGCAATAGTACCACAAGCCTGTAATGGTTGTGGACACTGTGTTGCTGTGTGTCCTCATATGGCAATTGATAGTAGCAGAGCACCTTTAGCAAATCAGTCTGATTTATTAGAATTTCCAGTTATAAATGAAAAAACTGCTCAACAATTTCTTAGGTCACGTAGATCAATTCGCTGCTATAAGGATACTGCGATTCCAAGAGAACAACTACTAAAGTTAGTTGAAATCGCTCGATTCGCTCCCACAGCCAGTAATAAGCAAGGGGTGTCCTATATTATTGTTGAGGATAAGAAAATCATTCAAAGGGCTACTGAGATTACGATTGAGTGGATGGAAGAAGAATTGAAAAAGGAAACCACATCCCATTGGAGCTTTCCATATCATGTTCGTAACTATAGGGAAAAAGGTGTAGATACTGTTTTACGTAATCATGCTCCTTTAATTTTAGCAACTGCGCAAAAGAATTTTAACAATGGACGAGAGAATACGATTTTTTCTCTTGCTTACCTTGAACTTTTTGCAACGGCTCTTGGATTGGGTTCTTGCTGGGCGGGACTCTTCGAAATGTGCATATTTGCAAACCATGACCCTTTGATAGAATTGTTCAAAATCCCCGAAGATAAAGTGATAACAGGAGCAGTTATGGTTGGTTATCCCAAATATAAATATAAAAGGCTGGTTGACCGTAATCCATTAGATGTGGCTTGGCTGTAA
- a CDS encoding YbhB/YbcL family Raf kinase inhibitor-like protein codes for MLIKRHLLLFILITVFIMYTSSSILSAKSIERERGVEKNMIVTSSGVINGIIDKKYGKYGAQFSKGMPTHSIPLAIKEYPKDTKTFAIIMEDKDAIPVVGFSWLHWSVANLTKDSLEENASIDAKDFIQGTNSWSSTLLPQPLDRYEAAKYGGPTPPDKPHNYEIHVFALDTTLDLHKGFYVNELYKAMDGHILAQYTLKAIYNN; via the coding sequence ATGTTAATAAAACGACATCTATTACTATTTATTCTAATTACTGTTTTTATAATGTATACTTCCAGCTCAATATTATCAGCAAAATCAATTGAAAGAGAAAGAGGAGTTGAAAAAAATATGATCGTTACTAGTAGTGGTGTTATTAATGGTATAATTGATAAAAAGTATGGGAAATATGGAGCACAATTTTCAAAAGGCATGCCAACTCATTCAATACCATTAGCAATAAAGGAATATCCTAAAGACACTAAGACGTTTGCTATAATCATGGAAGATAAGGATGCGATTCCGGTTGTAGGATTTTCATGGCTGCATTGGTCTGTTGCCAACTTAACTAAGGATTCACTAGAGGAAAATGCAAGCATAGACGCAAAAGATTTTATCCAAGGGACAAATAGCTGGTCTAGTACTTTACTTCCCCAACCATTAGATAGATATGAAGCCGCAAAATATGGGGGACCGACTCCTCCGGACAAACCTCACAATTATGAAATACATGTGTTTGCATTAGATACTACACTAGACTTACATAAGGGTTTTTATGTGAATGAGCTATATAAAGCTATGGATGGGCATATATTAGCTCAATATACATTAAAAGCAATTTATAATAACTAA
- a CDS encoding helix-turn-helix domain-containing protein yields the protein MKIRSEFTCPLELTLDMISGKWKPIIIWRLRLGKQQLSTLNKDIQGINQKMLIQHLSELIECGIVEKITYLGYPLKVEYFLTEIGFKFLEGLEVFQKIGQEYFNRYQGAVPQKEVII from the coding sequence TTGAAAATACGAAGCGAATTTACTTGTCCTTTAGAATTAACACTTGATATGATTTCTGGGAAATGGAAACCGATCATAATTTGGAGACTACGCCTAGGAAAGCAACAACTCTCTACACTTAATAAAGATATTCAAGGCATAAACCAAAAGATGTTAATACAGCACTTGAGTGAATTAATTGAGTGTGGAATTGTTGAGAAAATTACGTACCTAGGTTATCCTTTAAAAGTAGAATATTTTCTTACAGAAATCGGTTTCAAATTCTTAGAGGGTTTAGAAGTTTTTCAAAAAATAGGTCAAGAATACTTTAATCGATATCAAGGGGCGGTTCCGCAAAAGGAAGTCATTATATAA
- a CDS encoding LytTR family DNA-binding domain-containing protein has product MVKIKITIENIPDGIEPEIIIRCNEVDDSLLQLIDSIKSASKKLVGITDLQLHIINPKDVFYFESVDNKVFIYCQEKVFESRLKLYEIEKAYENWDFFRASKSTILNITKIDSIRPVFYGKFEALLQNGERVVISRQYVPVFRKKLGL; this is encoded by the coding sequence GTGGTCAAGATAAAAATTACCATTGAAAATATACCTGATGGAATTGAGCCAGAGATAATTATAAGATGTAACGAAGTTGATGATTCATTACTGCAGCTTATCGATTCCATTAAATCAGCTTCCAAAAAGCTAGTAGGAATCACAGATTTGCAACTGCATATTATCAATCCTAAAGATGTATTTTATTTTGAATCAGTTGACAATAAAGTATTTATATATTGTCAAGAAAAGGTTTTTGAATCAAGGCTAAAGCTTTATGAGATTGAAAAGGCATATGAGAACTGGGATTTTTTTAGAGCATCAAAATCAACAATCCTTAATATTACAAAAATAGACTCTATAAGGCCAGTTTTTTATGGAAAATTTGAAGCGTTACTTCAGAATGGAGAAAGAGTAGTTATTTCCCGGCAATATGTTCCTGTATTCAGAAAGAAATTAGGATTATAG
- a CDS encoding catalase — protein MPKRYLTSNQGAPVTDDQNSLSVGERGPIVLEDIVFLEKISHFDRERIPERVVHAKGAGAFGFFVPYQSMASLTKANFLQDPEKKTPVFVRFSVAGSSVGGADTVRDIRGFAVKFYTEEGNYDLVGNHIPVFPIRDPLQFPDLFHALKPDPVTNVRGGPIAASRFWDFMSLRPESMNFLTYLFADNGTVKSYRTIPGYGVNTYKWVNLCGEAVYVKYHWEPCEGVEYIDSKTAVQLAGMDPDVASRDLFDAIAAGHTVEFEMRVQIMSLEDECEQAFDPLDSTKIWPEDLFPLMPVGRMVLNKNPGNFFVEVEQSAFSPAAIVPGIDFSNDRILQGRIFPYGDTQRYRIGVNYLQLPTNMPRKSIANMMQDGAMQTMYNEGIANYLPNTLGGGMPMEAPKKGQPDQEFVSGSITRQEIARDNYYQARLRYRTMTALERKHLVSNIVESLNQAYEPIQRRMIEHFMRLDSEFGSRIAQGINLMI, from the coding sequence ATGCCGAAACGCTATCTTACCAGCAATCAGGGAGCTCCTGTTACTGATGATCAAAATTCATTAAGTGTAGGTGAAAGGGGACCAATAGTACTTGAGGATATAGTTTTCCTCGAAAAGATTTCACATTTTGACAGGGAGAGAATTCCTGAAAGAGTAGTACATGCTAAAGGAGCCGGAGCTTTTGGTTTTTTTGTACCCTATCAATCAATGGCTTCATTGACCAAGGCAAATTTTCTACAAGATCCTGAAAAGAAAACACCTGTTTTTGTTAGATTTTCGGTAGCAGGCAGCTCTGTCGGTGGCGCAGACACAGTGCGGGATATCAGAGGATTTGCTGTAAAATTTTATACAGAAGAAGGTAATTACGATCTTGTTGGCAACCATATTCCAGTGTTTCCGATTCGAGATCCTCTTCAGTTTCCTGATTTGTTTCATGCCTTAAAGCCAGATCCGGTTACGAATGTCCGGGGAGGGCCGATAGCAGCTAGCCGTTTTTGGGACTTCATGTCGTTAAGGCCAGAGTCAATGAATTTTCTTACCTACTTGTTTGCAGATAATGGGACTGTCAAAAGCTATAGAACAATTCCAGGGTACGGAGTTAACACATATAAGTGGGTTAATTTGTGTGGGGAAGCGGTATATGTTAAGTATCACTGGGAACCTTGTGAAGGTGTTGAATACATAGACAGCAAGACAGCAGTTCAACTTGCAGGCATGGACCCTGACGTAGCAAGCAGAGATTTATTCGATGCCATTGCGGCAGGGCATACTGTTGAATTTGAGATGCGTGTACAAATAATGAGCCTTGAAGATGAATGTGAGCAAGCGTTTGATCCATTGGACTCTACAAAAATTTGGCCGGAAGACTTATTTCCATTAATGCCAGTAGGTAGAATGGTGTTAAATAAGAATCCAGGGAATTTTTTTGTTGAAGTCGAGCAGTCAGCCTTTTCACCGGCGGCTATTGTACCGGGCATCGATTTTTCGAATGATAGAATTCTACAAGGCCGTATTTTTCCTTATGGAGATACCCAAAGATACCGTATAGGGGTCAATTATTTACAACTTCCAACAAATATGCCTAGAAAATCGATAGCAAATATGATGCAAGATGGAGCCATGCAAACTATGTATAACGAAGGTATTGCCAACTACTTACCAAATACATTAGGTGGTGGGATGCCTATGGAGGCACCTAAGAAAGGGCAACCCGATCAGGAATTTGTTTCAGGCAGTATAACTCGGCAGGAAATAGCACGCGACAATTATTATCAAGCTAGGCTTAGATATCGAACTATGACTGCGCTGGAAAGGAAACATCTGGTTTCCAATATTGTAGAAAGTTTAAATCAAGCGTATGAGCCTATTCAAAGAAGAATGATTGAACATTTTATGAGGCTAGATAGTGAATTTGGTAGCAGAATAGCACAGGGAATAAATTTGATGATATAA
- a CDS encoding helix-turn-helix transcriptional regulator produces the protein MDTKKMAKIFKALSNENRLELYLKIAEAHEASFETGGECCIADIMVCLNIGAPTISHHIKELVNAELIFTEKRGKFLVCRVNEELVTEVSKMLALQNSLQK, from the coding sequence ATGGATACAAAAAAAATGGCGAAAATATTTAAAGCTCTTTCGAATGAGAATCGATTAGAATTGTATTTGAAAATTGCCGAGGCTCATGAAGCCAGTTTTGAGACGGGTGGGGAATGTTGTATTGCAGATATCATGGTTTGTTTGAATATTGGTGCGCCGACAATTTCACATCATATTAAAGAATTGGTGAATGCAGAACTCATTTTCACTGAAAAAAGGGGAAAATTTCTAGTGTGTAGGGTAAATGAAGAACTAGTGACTGAAGTAAGCAAGATGTTAGCCCTACAAAATTCGTTACAGAAATAG
- a CDS encoding EFR1 family ferrodoxin (N-terminal region resembles flavodoxins. C-terminal ferrodoxin region binds two 4Fe-4S clusters.) — protein sequence MKIFYFTATGNSLYVAKRIGGELCSIPQMLKEGKREFADEAIGFVFPCYGFAPPRMVMNFIKGSKFKANYFFAIMTYGNKASGLGDMEKIGNQAGIQFNYTNKVLMVDNYLPIFKIEDQLKKENTKKTEEKLEQIVRDIKSRKKQLIRKGFVSNVLSKGVSKFINKLHRDNGDKQFIIRDNCNGCKVCEKVCPISNIKVDRKPEYLHKCEGCFACIHHCPQTAIHLKIERSNTRFMNRNVKLKEIIDANNQSKV from the coding sequence ATGAAAATATTTTATTTTACAGCTACAGGAAACAGTTTGTACGTTGCCAAAAGAATCGGTGGAGAACTATGTTCAATTCCTCAGATGTTAAAGGAAGGAAAGCGTGAGTTTGCAGATGAAGCGATTGGCTTTGTATTTCCCTGTTACGGCTTTGCCCCCCCAAGGATGGTAATGAATTTTATTAAGGGGTCAAAGTTTAAGGCCAATTACTTTTTTGCAATTATGACTTATGGTAATAAGGCATCCGGGTTAGGGGACATGGAAAAAATCGGGAATCAGGCAGGCATTCAGTTCAACTATACAAATAAAGTTCTTATGGTTGATAATTATCTTCCTATATTTAAAATAGAAGACCAGCTAAAAAAAGAAAACACGAAAAAAACGGAAGAAAAGCTAGAGCAAATAGTAAGAGATATTAAAAGCAGAAAAAAACAGCTCATAAGAAAAGGATTTGTATCAAATGTCTTATCTAAAGGTGTCTCTAAATTCATCAATAAACTTCATCGTGATAATGGGGATAAGCAGTTTATTATTCGAGACAATTGTAATGGTTGCAAAGTATGTGAAAAGGTTTGCCCTATAAGCAATATTAAAGTTGATAGAAAACCCGAGTATTTGCATAAATGCGAAGGATGCTTTGCGTGTATACACCATTGCCCGCAAACTGCAATACATCTAAAAATTGAGCGCAGCAATACTAGATTCATGAATCGGAATGTGAAACTAAAAGAAATCATTGATGCGAATAATCAGAGCAAGGTCTAG
- a CDS encoding serine hydrolase, giving the protein MKNLFNILFITIFLCLITAITVTAEVETRFINGIPVTGEFDVALEVFDTKIVEIMKEHNIPAGTMAVMHDGQIVLSHGYGYSDKDRKIPTQPGTRMRIASITKSFTNAAIKHLISEGKVSLDEKVVDVLNIKPLGGNYYDPRWEDITISHLIYHKGGWDSQAAFDPMFSMKKISNEMGLNGLPSISDIAAFMMSQPLQYNPGEKYAYSNFGYALLGIIIEQVTGKSYYDYLYTVVLHPLGLEDVKPGYSLPEKRDSNEVGWYSDPFITQSLFDQRKDVYLPDGGFYLENLDANGRLIASTESLVKFAQVYWLKGEIRNPGEKQQWIHTGSLPGTASILLWRATGTNIAVIFNQRNNSTDVVPDGIGRNDYYQTITKKAISEAADSVSF; this is encoded by the coding sequence TTGAAAAATTTATTTAACATACTATTTATTACTATTTTCCTTTGTCTTATTACTGCTATTACAGTAACGGCAGAGGTAGAAACACGCTTTATCAATGGAATTCCAGTCACTGGTGAGTTTGATGTAGCTTTGGAGGTTTTTGATACTAAAATTGTTGAAATTATGAAGGAACATAACATACCTGCAGGAACGATGGCGGTTATGCATGATGGACAAATAGTTCTAAGTCATGGGTATGGTTATTCTGATAAGGACAGGAAAATACCTACCCAGCCCGGAACACGAATGAGGATAGCAAGTATAACAAAATCTTTCACTAATGCTGCTATTAAACATCTCATTAGCGAGGGGAAAGTTAGCTTAGATGAAAAAGTGGTTGATGTACTAAATATTAAGCCGCTTGGAGGTAATTACTATGATCCAAGGTGGGAAGATATTACCATTAGTCATTTAATTTATCATAAGGGCGGCTGGGACAGCCAAGCTGCTTTTGATCCTATGTTTTCGATGAAAAAGATATCTAATGAAATGGGGCTAAATGGTCTTCCTTCCATAAGCGACATTGCAGCATTTATGATGTCGCAGCCGCTGCAATATAATCCGGGGGAAAAGTATGCTTATTCGAATTTTGGATATGCATTACTAGGCATTATTATTGAACAGGTAACAGGGAAGTCCTATTACGATTATCTTTATACAGTAGTCTTACATCCACTAGGGTTAGAAGATGTAAAGCCTGGCTATTCGCTACCTGAAAAACGCGATTCAAATGAGGTAGGGTGGTATTCCGACCCTTTTATAACTCAATCCTTATTTGACCAACGAAAAGATGTGTATTTGCCTGATGGCGGGTTCTATCTAGAAAACTTAGATGCAAACGGAAGGTTAATAGCTTCTACGGAAAGTCTTGTGAAATTTGCTCAAGTATACTGGCTAAAAGGAGAGATTCGGAATCCAGGGGAAAAGCAACAGTGGATACATACTGGAAGTTTACCTGGAACGGCATCAATTTTGCTATGGCGGGCAACTGGCACTAACATAGCTGTTATATTTAATCAACGTAATAATTCAACCGACGTGGTTCCAGACGGAATAGGTAGAAATGATTATTATCAAACCATTACTAAAAAGGCGATAAGTGAAGCGGCAGATAGTGTTTCTTTTTGA
- a CDS encoding triacylglycerol lipase, translated as MDFVSQTKEKVMRTKANSYPIVLVHGFMGWGRNEVLGLKYWGGVTDYEQELASSGYTTYTATVGPVSSNWDRACELYAYIKSGTVDYGQAHSTQKGHSRYGRTYPGLYPEWGNLTTEGKINKIHLVAHSMGGQTVRTLVQLLKEGSAEERTATSTQLSPLFAGGKSWVHSVTTIASTHDGTTLADGINIFDDFAKNLVASLASFTGAGEELIYDFKLDQWGLNRKLGESLTDYTNRVFNSNIWNSTNDLANWDLSTDGARVLNSWVKAQSDVYYFSYSTCATVPSILTNNELPHVINMTPLLYPFGTFIGSYTRNEQGRVIIDDSWKPNDGVVNTISQNGPKIWSSDRIVNYNGVPQIGKWNSMPLLDTIDHMDACGIGTNVLTSSWYKSLAEKLGELTISN; from the coding sequence ATGGATTTTGTAAGTCAAACGAAAGAAAAGGTAATGAGAACAAAAGCCAACTCTTACCCGATCGTGCTCGTCCATGGATTTATGGGTTGGGGTAGAAACGAGGTGCTGGGACTAAAATATTGGGGCGGCGTGACTGATTATGAACAGGAACTTGCCTCAAGCGGTTATACGACTTATACTGCAACGGTAGGACCTGTATCTAGCAACTGGGACAGAGCATGTGAGTTGTATGCCTATATCAAGAGCGGAACGGTAGACTACGGTCAAGCACATTCTACACAGAAGGGGCATAGCAGGTATGGAAGAACATATCCCGGTCTCTATCCTGAATGGGGCAATCTCACAACAGAAGGTAAAATAAATAAAATTCATCTTGTAGCTCATAGTATGGGTGGTCAAACAGTGCGTACCCTTGTTCAACTACTGAAGGAAGGAAGCGCAGAGGAAAGAACTGCAACGTCGACCCAATTGAGTCCCCTCTTTGCAGGTGGTAAATCGTGGGTTCACAGTGTTACGACTATTGCTTCTACTCATGATGGTACCACCCTTGCAGACGGAATCAATATCTTTGATGATTTCGCCAAGAATTTGGTGGCCTCTCTTGCCTCCTTTACCGGTGCAGGGGAAGAGCTTATCTATGATTTTAAACTTGATCAGTGGGGTTTGAATAGAAAGTTAGGAGAAAGTCTTACAGACTATACAAACAGGGTGTTTAACAGCAACATCTGGAATAGTACGAATGATCTTGCAAATTGGGATTTAAGTACTGATGGCGCTCGCGTGCTGAATTCATGGGTTAAGGCACAATCTGATGTATACTATTTTTCTTATTCTACTTGTGCAACTGTCCCAAGTATTCTGACGAACAATGAGCTTCCCCATGTAATTAATATGACTCCCTTGCTATATCCATTTGGAACATTCATAGGAAGTTATACGCGTAATGAACAAGGGCGTGTTATTATTGATGACAGTTGGAAGCCCAATGATGGCGTGGTCAATACCATTTCTCAGAATGGTCCAAAAATCTGGTCTTCCGATAGAATCGTCAACTATAATGGGGTGCCACAAATAGGCAAGTGGAATTCCATGCCCTTGTTAGATACGATTGATCATATGGATGCGTGCGGTATTGGAACAAATGTATTAACTTCTTCCTGGTATAAGAGTCTTGCTGAAAAACTAGGTGAACTAACAATAAGTAATTAA
- a CDS encoding PhzF family phenazine biosynthesis protein — translation MRVIVYTLNSFAKTKDGGNPAGVVLQADGLSDEEMLDIAQQVGFSETAFVQKSEKANYKVRFFTPNSEVELCGHATIATFALLKNKKMIDDGILCQETKAGILNIDVDHDKIYMNQNTPEYLNIIDKNEITESLNITQNDFISHLPIQIVSTGLKDIMIPVKSLDRLFSIKPDYKKIAALSKRYNIIGFHVFSLETKFDSTAHCRNFAPLYNINEESATGTSNGALACYLYNHGVINQEQSSELVFEQGYSMKKPSEILVRLKIDNNKICEVKVGGTAIIKRKLEFRQIIR, via the coding sequence ATGAGAGTAATCGTATATACATTAAATTCTTTTGCAAAAACAAAAGATGGAGGAAATCCTGCAGGAGTTGTATTGCAAGCAGATGGTCTTTCAGATGAAGAAATGTTAGATATCGCACAGCAGGTAGGCTTTTCTGAGACAGCGTTTGTACAAAAGTCAGAGAAAGCAAATTATAAAGTACGTTTTTTTACCCCTAATTCTGAGGTTGAATTATGCGGTCATGCGACAATCGCAACGTTTGCTTTATTAAAAAATAAAAAGATGATTGACGATGGAATTCTGTGCCAAGAAACAAAAGCAGGTATTTTAAATATTGACGTTGATCATGATAAAATTTATATGAACCAGAATACTCCAGAGTATTTAAATATCATTGATAAAAATGAAATTACAGAGAGCTTAAATATTACTCAGAATGATTTTATTTCCCATTTGCCGATTCAGATAGTTTCTACAGGATTAAAGGATATAATGATTCCTGTCAAAAGTTTGGATAGGTTATTTTCAATAAAACCAGATTATAAGAAAATAGCTGCACTAAGCAAAAGGTACAATATAATTGGCTTTCATGTTTTTTCCTTAGAAACTAAATTTGATTCTACTGCACATTGTAGAAATTTTGCACCTCTTTATAATATAAATGAAGAATCGGCCACGGGCACATCAAATGGAGCTTTAGCTTGCTATTTATATAATCATGGCGTTATTAATCAAGAACAGTCCTCTGAACTTGTATTTGAGCAGGGATACTCTATGAAAAAACCTTCTGAGATTTTAGTAAGGTTAAAGATAGATAATAATAAAATTTGTGAAGTTAAGGTTGGAGGGACGGCTATTATAAAGCGAAAATTGGAGTTTAGGCAAATCATTCGATGA